Genomic window (Lynx canadensis isolate LIC74 chromosome A1, mLynCan4.pri.v2, whole genome shotgun sequence):
AAATTACAGAAACCCCGAAGGGCCGAACACTGGCAGCCACATCTGATCTCAAAGCAGTTGTGTGAGGTCAACAGGCCATCCTTTTACAGTCTTGAAATAGGACCCCTTTAGGTAGGCTGTAGCTCTCACAGCTCCTTATTTTCCACACCTAGGCCCTGTGCACATTTATGTCACCCTGCCTGAACAGAACCTTGGAGAAAAGGGTACCCGTTCCCAGATATCCTCCTTTCTCGCGTCCTTGACTAAGAAAGACACCAGGAAGGTCTGGGGCTACAAGAGAAATGGGTGCTTACTGTGCTGGTCGCTCCTGTCCCTCGTCCCATCCACTGTGCCATCTGGAAGGATCCTCAGGAAGTGGCCCCCGTTGCTACAGTAGAGGAGTTTGGGTTTCTTGTAATTCCCTGGAGGCAGATTGAACTTCTCCGTCAGGGCCGTGAAGGTTGTGATTTCCCCTTCAGCCATGGCTCAGCGGCTGCTGCTTAGGGTGTGCTTTCAAGGCTGTAAGAAATTAGACAACCCTATAGAGTGTCCCACCAGCCAAGATGCTGCGTCCCCTTCCGAGACGGGAAGGAGAGCCTCGGGGCACGGGGCCCCTGCTCGGTTAGTAAACCACAAACTGCCCAGGCGATGCCCACAGCAAACGGGTCTGTGCGGTGGGCAGTGGTTAAGGAAGAAAGGTCTCTGGCATGGGAGGGATTTTCAGGACATTTCTTACTTCCCAATTGGCCACGGCTTTGGACAAAGCCGTGCATTTTTTAGAACTTCAAATTTAATCATTtggccaagggaaaaaaaaaataatgttttggtcCCTCCTGATCCACACACATCCTCAAATTAAACACTGAAGTTGTACTAAAATAACACCTGGGTTCTGGCTGAAACCCACGAAAGCCGAGAGGCCAGCACTGAGGTTTTGCTCTTCTCCTCCCACTGTGTGGGCTGGGGACTGCCTGCCCCGTGTACGCAGATAGCTCAGATAGCCCGACTGTTCGGGACCTGTAGGAAAAGGTACGGAAGGGCCCTCAGACCGCCCGCCATAGAGACAGCCAAGGGTTCACCTGTAACGGCAGATTCTGGATTTGCTGGTGGGAACAGAACTAGAACCAGGGAACAAACACTTGGGAGTGTTATGCGGGATTTTGAAGGGCAGACACTGTCCCAAAGGAAACTTTATGAGACAGATCTTTTGGAGGTTCTGCCAGTGATTGCCTGCTTCCTCGGCTTTCCATACATTCTCATGTCACATAGAGATGGTAGGTCTGGCCCTTGTACAAAAGCCAGCTTCATTTTAAGTATTTGCTAATGAGACATACTTAGTGTGACACAGAAACCATCATATTGCACATTATAATCCTCTAAGATTGTATACACCCACTATAGAGAGACTTATAGTATCAATGTTAAAACATCAATGACATGAATCTAAGTTTTAAAAGGCcaaacaaataggggcgcctgggtggctca
Coding sequences:
- the FGF1 gene encoding fibroblast growth factor 1 isoform X5, with translation MAEGEITTFTALTEKFNLPPGNYKKPKLLYCSNGGHFLRILPDGTVDGTRDRSDQHNTK
- the FGF1 gene encoding fibroblast growth factor 1 isoform X4, which translates into the protein MAEGEITTFTALTEKFNLPPGNYKKPKLLYCSNGGHFLRILPDGTVDGTRDRSDQHTDTK